Below is a genomic region from Paenibacillus rhizovicinus.
GGACAAAGGCTATATGCTCGTTCCTGACGGATCCGGCAGCTTAATCAACCTTAACAATGGCAAAGCCAATGAAGAGGTGTACGTGCAGCGGGTATACGGCGATGACGAGAACGACAACTCGAAGAGACGCGGTCAAATTGCCGAGGCGGCGCGGCTCCCGGTGTTCGGAATGAAAGCGGGAGACGAAGCATGGTTCGCCACGATAGAGAAAGGCGAGGGCATTGCCAGCATCAACGCGGATGTTAGCGGCAGAAAAAATTCCTACAACAGCACGTATGCCAGCTTCGCAATCCGGGGCGAGGACGAGCTCGAATTGTACAAAGGCAATAAAGTGGACGAATTCCAACTGTTGACCGAAGATCGCTTCGAAGGCGATATCCAGCTGCGGTACAACTTCCTTTCCGGCGAACAGGCTTCCTATTCCGGCATGGCGGCCGTGTATCGGGACAATTTGGTGGAGCAAGGCGTTCTTAAACCGTTGAAAACAGAGGGGCAGCTGCCATTCTACGTCGATGTGCTTGGCGCGGTGGACAAACAGAAGTCTTTCCTGGGCGTTCCGTACAAAGGTCTGATGCCGATGACGACGATTGATCAAGCGGGGCAAATCGCCAAGGAAATCAAAGCCGCAGGCGTGTCCAATGTACAGATGAGATACGTCGGTTGGTTTAATGAAGGAATCGATCATAAGATTCCGGAGACCGTGAAGCTCGACAGCCAGCTCGGCAGCAAATCCGATCTTGCTAAATTGTCGGAACAGCTGAAGGCCATGGGCGGCAATTTGTATCCGGATGTGGCGTTCCAGCATGTGCTTCGTACGAATCATGACTTCAAGCCTGCTGCGGATGCGGCGCGTTTCGTGACGAGAGAGCAAGCGCTGCTCTCGCCGTTCGACCGTTCCTTGAACGCGATGAATACGCAATGGGGTTCGTACTACTTGCTTTCGCCGGCGAAGCTGCCATACTTCGTCGACAGCTTCATCGACAGTTATAAGAAGTACAAGATGGATTCGGTGGCGCTGCGCGATATGGGCGATAAGCTGACTGCCGACTATCGGGTCAATCGAGTCGTGTTCCGGGACGTCGCCAAAAACATCGTAACGGATCAGCTTGGCAAGATTGAGAAGAACTATCCGAACGTGATGATGACCGGGGGCAATAAATACGCACTGCAATACGCCGACCAGCTGCTGAACGTTCCGACCTCTTCCAGCGAATTCAGCATCGAAGACGAAGTCGTTCCGTTCTACGAAATGGTGATCCACGGCTACAAGGATTATGCCGGCTCTCCGATTAACCTGGATGACGAGCAGGATCTCACGTATCATCTGCTCCATTCGCTCGAGTACGGGGCTGCGCCGCATTTCTTCTGGTCGTACGAATCTTCTTCCAAATTGAAGCTGACGACCTACGAAT
It encodes:
- a CDS encoding DUF5696 domain-containing protein; this encodes MNRRTKWYAALACIGIVGISAYAYSLYTKGAPSADIAAFARSDMKPAAVTELKYLADSTKAVPGMKLVAQTDALALYMNSETTGIAIVNKASGKVWQSNPGDAASDAKASPFEKDRLAAQVTLNYRDEIGTLSTVTNFTDSIQRKQFKAEGIENGVRITYTIGDTSLGIDALPKRISKKRFEEKVLSKLDKKTADYVSNRYYPLDNNPDVLERLDTEVSRALVLKRVTDAFTKAGYTAEDLKADNDENGGSGGSASTKPTFSIPIEYQLSGNSLLVHVPVKDIQESKGYQIRSVELLDFFGAATTEDKGYMLVPDGSGSLINLNNGKANEEVYVQRVYGDDENDNSKRRGQIAEAARLPVFGMKAGDEAWFATIEKGEGIASINADVSGRKNSYNSTYASFAIRGEDELELYKGNKVDEFQLLTEDRFEGDIQLRYNFLSGEQASYSGMAAVYRDNLVEQGVLKPLKTEGQLPFYVDVLGAVDKQKSFLGVPYKGLMPMTTIDQAGQIAKEIKAAGVSNVQMRYVGWFNEGIDHKIPETVKLDSQLGSKSDLAKLSEQLKAMGGNLYPDVAFQHVLRTNHDFKPAADAARFVTREQALLSPFDRSLNAMNTQWGSYYLLSPAKLPYFVDSFIDSYKKYKMDSVALRDMGDKLTADYRVNRVVFRDVAKNIVTDQLGKIEKNYPNVMMTGGNKYALQYADQLLNVPTSSSEFSIEDEVVPFYEMVIHGYKDYAGSPINLDDEQDLTYHLLHSLEYGAAPHFFWSYESSSKLKLTTYESLFSTHYSDWLKDAADLYGKVNQVLGGLQSQTITEHIQHQPGVAEVRYSNGTSIYVNYTAQPVTVNGVQIGATNFTVGGDN